One Mycolicibacterium fortuitum subsp. fortuitum genomic window carries:
- a CDS encoding S-(hydroxymethyl)mycothiol dehydrogenase, with product MSQTVRGVISRSKGQPVELVDIVIPDPGPGEVVVDIIACGVCHTDLTYREGGINDEYPFLLGHEAAGTVESVGEGVTHVEPGDFVILNWRAVCGECRACKRGRPHLCFDTHNAAQKMTLTDGTELTPALGIGAFADKTLVHEGQCTKVDSEADPAVAGLLGCGVMAGIGAAINTGAVTRDDTVAVIGCGGVGDAAIAGAALVGAKKIIAVDTDNKKLNWARDFGATHTINARELDAVETIQDLTDGFGADVVIDAVGRPETWKQAFYARDLAGTVVLVGVPTPDMTLEMPLVDFFSRGGSLKSSWYGDCLPERDFPTLISLYLQGRLPLEKFVSERIGLDAIEDAFHKMHAGEVLRSVVVLK from the coding sequence ATGAGCCAGACGGTGCGTGGTGTGATTTCTCGGTCCAAAGGTCAGCCTGTCGAACTGGTCGACATCGTCATTCCCGATCCGGGTCCCGGTGAGGTAGTGGTCGACATCATCGCCTGCGGCGTGTGCCATACCGACCTGACCTACCGCGAAGGCGGCATCAACGACGAATACCCGTTCCTGCTCGGCCACGAGGCCGCCGGCACGGTCGAATCGGTCGGCGAGGGCGTCACCCACGTCGAACCCGGTGACTTCGTCATCCTCAACTGGCGCGCGGTGTGTGGGGAATGCCGGGCCTGTAAGCGGGGCCGTCCGCACCTGTGCTTCGACACCCACAACGCCGCCCAGAAGATGACGCTGACCGACGGCACCGAGTTGACCCCGGCCCTGGGCATCGGCGCATTCGCCGACAAGACCCTGGTTCACGAAGGGCAGTGCACCAAGGTCGATTCCGAAGCCGACCCGGCCGTGGCCGGCCTGCTGGGCTGCGGCGTGATGGCCGGCATCGGCGCGGCGATCAACACCGGCGCGGTGACCCGTGACGACACCGTCGCCGTCATCGGCTGTGGCGGCGTCGGTGACGCGGCGATCGCCGGTGCCGCCCTGGTCGGCGCCAAGAAGATCATCGCCGTCGACACCGACAACAAGAAGCTCAACTGGGCCCGCGATTTCGGTGCCACCCACACCATCAACGCTCGTGAGCTCGACGCGGTCGAGACCATCCAGGATCTGACCGACGGCTTCGGTGCCGACGTGGTGATCGACGCGGTCGGACGCCCCGAGACCTGGAAGCAGGCGTTCTACGCGCGCGATCTGGCCGGCACCGTGGTGCTGGTCGGGGTACCGACGCCGGACATGACGCTGGAGATGCCGCTGGTCGACTTCTTCTCCCGCGGTGGATCATTGAAGTCCTCCTGGTACGGCGACTGTCTGCCCGAGCGCGACTTCCCCACGCTGATCTCCCTGTATCTGCAGGGCCGGCTGCCGTTGGAGAAGTTCGTCTCCGAGCGCATCGGCCTGGACGCGATCGAAGACGCGTTCCACAAGATGCACGCCGGTGAGGTGCTGCGGTCCGTGGTGGTGCTGAAGTGA
- a CDS encoding SDR family NAD(P)-dependent oxidoreductase, producing the protein MRHRGIHLSGKKAVITGASSGIGRELALALAQRGATLALAARRKDLLDDLAEEISGTGVPRPAVLPVDLAIPGSADELGRRAQDALGTVDIAINNAGTNLTGAQSLVADSAAARAVFEVNVWSPLALTSALLPAMRAADSGVIVNVTSTVQAVPLPLLGYYSASKAALAQATKSLRLELAGTGIRVLEVVPGATDTALRDIDELPWKTTPPPTLPPVAPASTAAAIVRGLERGARRVVHPRYSLLPLEVPALGRMLATAGGRRVDTRGALAGPIR; encoded by the coding sequence ATGCGACACCGCGGAATCCACCTTTCCGGCAAGAAGGCTGTGATCACCGGCGCATCGAGCGGGATCGGACGCGAGTTGGCCCTGGCCCTGGCGCAGCGGGGAGCGACGCTCGCGCTCGCGGCCCGCCGCAAGGATCTGCTCGACGACCTCGCCGAGGAGATTTCGGGCACGGGAGTGCCCCGCCCCGCCGTGCTCCCCGTCGATCTGGCCATCCCCGGTTCCGCAGACGAACTCGGCCGCCGGGCCCAGGATGCACTCGGCACGGTGGACATCGCGATCAACAATGCCGGGACCAACCTGACCGGAGCACAATCGCTCGTGGCCGACTCGGCCGCTGCGCGCGCCGTCTTCGAGGTCAATGTCTGGTCCCCGCTGGCGCTCACCTCCGCACTGCTGCCGGCCATGCGGGCCGCCGATTCCGGTGTGATCGTCAACGTCACCTCTACCGTTCAGGCCGTGCCACTCCCCCTGCTCGGCTATTACTCCGCATCCAAAGCTGCTCTGGCCCAGGCGACGAAGTCGCTGCGGCTGGAGCTGGCCGGGACCGGCATCCGGGTGTTGGAGGTCGTACCCGGTGCGACCGACACAGCGCTGCGCGACATCGATGAGCTGCCGTGGAAGACCACCCCGCCACCGACGTTGCCGCCGGTGGCGCCTGCGTCCACCGCCGCGGCCATCGTCCGCGGGCTGGAGCGCGGCGCCCGGCGGGTCGTCCATCCACGCTATTCGCTTCTCCCCCTGGAGGTTCCAGCCTTGGGCCGAATGCTCGCCACAGCGGGCGGCCGGCGGGTCGATACCCGCGGCGCACTGGCTGGGCCAATTCGGTGA
- a CDS encoding MBL fold metallo-hydrolase: MSASNIQRVVTSGKFELDGGSWDVDNNIWIVGDDNDVVVFDAAHTAAPIIEAVNGRNVVAVVCTHGHNDHITVAPELGKTLDAPVLLHPADEMLWRMTHPDKEFRTVDDGQVLRAGGIELHALHTPGHSPGSVCWSIPELGAVISGDTLFQGGPGATGRSFSDFPTILDSISKRLGMLPGETVVYTGHGDTTTIGDEIVHYDEWVARGH; the protein is encoded by the coding sequence GTGAGCGCATCCAACATCCAGCGGGTTGTCACCAGCGGCAAGTTCGAACTCGACGGCGGCAGCTGGGATGTCGACAACAACATCTGGATCGTCGGCGACGACAATGACGTGGTGGTGTTCGACGCCGCCCACACCGCCGCCCCGATCATCGAGGCAGTGAACGGCCGCAATGTGGTCGCGGTGGTGTGCACCCACGGCCACAACGACCACATCACCGTGGCCCCCGAGCTCGGCAAGACGCTGGACGCCCCGGTGCTGCTGCACCCGGCCGACGAGATGCTGTGGCGGATGACCCACCCCGACAAAGAGTTCCGCACCGTCGACGACGGTCAGGTGCTGCGCGCCGGCGGCATCGAGCTACACGCCCTGCACACCCCGGGACACTCCCCCGGCTCGGTCTGCTGGTCGATCCCCGAACTGGGCGCGGTGATCTCCGGCGACACCCTGTTCCAGGGCGGCCCCGGCGCCACCGGACGTTCGTTCTCGGACTTCCCGACGATCCTGGACTCCATCTCCAAGCGGCTGGGAATGCTGCCCGGTGAGACCGTCGTCTACACCGGCCATGGTGACACCACCACCATCGGCGACGAGATCGTGCACTACGACGAATGGGTCGCGCGCGGGCATTAG
- a CDS encoding helix-turn-helix domain-containing protein, with product MSVVTPTQPFNVSRDIILLNLCLARHLGLRHTDRVASSTDNQRPGAELVTWLAALRTLSAQACADTDLREVLCLVADTARTLLGFDFCGVLIPDSNRDRLVVQGWSGLSEEYVQRVNSDRPIRLDSGSPSSRAFHRGEPVSIRDVRGEPEFALWAGVAQEQGYRAIVAVPLVAGADILGTLNGYYASVHTFTRYEIERLILLANHAAIAVTSARRLDELRTLTGSLREQRDALARSEQIHERLLAVTLRSGGITGIAAALSDLIGRPVLIDDGRQAELARTGDVIEFPTPAARSAAAECMSTEATATVEAVADVDGDLGGWLVARVRLGTEVAARIWFPGDAETLDPLQVRAVEHASIVISVELLREQTAAEVERRLSGELLTDVLSSSGSLSNPLLTRARRLGHDLSIPHVAIVATLTGSTDVAARLAWQRALAAVTELSSAYRPKPLAAMHGGMLVTLWPEASDTSDPPGVIVQRAIAQVSQEITATAAVAASCADSVGEAYHIAKGALDIALQGGRSGTTVTLEDLGLVGLLLQLNEPAKLAAFAARTLKPVIDYDANHRTELMTTLRSYFANRHDRNATAKALVIHSNTVAQRLRRIEQLCEVNLADPATAMEFSSALMVHDVATRHLPDAGR from the coding sequence ATGAGTGTCGTCACACCGACGCAGCCGTTCAATGTTTCGCGAGACATAATTCTTCTCAATTTATGTCTCGCGCGACACCTCGGGCTACGGCACACTGATCGCGTGGCTTCCTCGACGGACAATCAACGGCCCGGTGCGGAACTGGTGACGTGGCTGGCAGCGCTAAGGACTCTTAGCGCTCAGGCCTGTGCCGATACCGATTTGCGGGAGGTGCTCTGTCTGGTTGCCGACACAGCGCGGACACTGCTGGGTTTCGACTTCTGCGGTGTCCTCATCCCCGATTCGAATCGTGATCGGCTGGTGGTTCAGGGATGGAGCGGTTTGTCGGAGGAGTACGTCCAACGAGTCAATTCCGACAGGCCGATCCGGCTCGACAGCGGATCACCCTCGAGCCGGGCATTCCATCGGGGCGAACCCGTGTCAATTCGGGACGTGCGCGGCGAGCCTGAGTTCGCGCTCTGGGCCGGCGTCGCACAAGAACAGGGATACCGTGCCATCGTGGCGGTACCGCTGGTGGCCGGCGCTGACATACTGGGGACCCTTAACGGCTACTACGCCTCAGTGCACACATTCACTCGGTATGAGATCGAGCGGCTGATCCTGTTGGCCAACCATGCAGCTATCGCAGTCACTTCCGCTCGCCGTCTCGACGAGTTGCGCACGCTCACGGGCTCATTGCGTGAACAACGCGACGCGTTGGCGCGATCAGAACAGATCCACGAGCGGCTGTTGGCGGTCACATTGCGTTCCGGTGGGATCACTGGGATCGCTGCCGCGCTGAGCGATCTCATCGGCCGACCGGTGCTGATCGATGACGGGCGCCAAGCTGAGCTGGCCCGCACTGGGGACGTTATCGAATTTCCCACTCCCGCAGCACGTTCGGCAGCGGCCGAATGCATGTCTACCGAGGCCACGGCGACGGTCGAGGCTGTCGCCGATGTCGACGGCGACCTCGGTGGGTGGCTCGTTGCCCGCGTGCGGTTGGGAACAGAAGTGGCCGCACGAATCTGGTTCCCGGGCGACGCCGAAACGCTTGACCCACTCCAGGTTCGGGCCGTCGAACACGCGTCCATCGTGATATCGGTCGAGCTGCTGCGAGAACAGACGGCGGCCGAGGTGGAAAGGCGGCTCAGCGGGGAGTTGCTGACCGATGTGTTGTCCAGCAGTGGATCCCTGTCCAACCCCTTGTTGACCCGTGCCCGCCGGCTTGGTCATGACCTCAGCATCCCTCACGTCGCAATCGTGGCAACGCTGACCGGGTCCACCGACGTGGCCGCCCGCCTGGCGTGGCAGCGTGCACTGGCGGCGGTGACGGAGTTGAGCTCGGCCTACCGGCCGAAGCCGTTGGCGGCGATGCACGGCGGCATGCTCGTCACGCTGTGGCCGGAGGCGTCTGACACCAGCGACCCGCCCGGCGTCATAGTCCAGCGAGCGATTGCCCAAGTTTCACAGGAGATCACGGCCACTGCCGCCGTCGCTGCGTCCTGCGCCGACAGCGTGGGCGAGGCCTACCACATTGCCAAGGGAGCGTTGGATATCGCGCTGCAGGGCGGCAGATCCGGCACTACCGTCACCCTCGAGGATCTCGGTCTCGTCGGATTGCTGCTCCAACTGAACGAGCCGGCCAAACTCGCGGCGTTCGCCGCTCGAACTCTCAAGCCGGTGATCGACTATGACGCGAACCATCGCACCGAGTTGATGACGACGTTGCGGAGCTACTTCGCAAACAGGCATGACCGCAACGCGACCGCCAAGGCGCTGGTGATCCATTCCAACACCGTCGCGCAACGACTTCGACGCATCGAGCAGTTGTGCGAGGTGAACCTTGCCGATCCGGCGACCGCCATGGAGTTTTCATCTGCATTGATGGTGCACGACGTCGCCACCCGTCATCTACCCGACGCCGGGCGGTAG
- a CDS encoding SHOCT domain-containing protein: protein MSSGGGAPRTAIIVSVIALVIGVLGIIASVMVNAFVIADDDAYGEVPIPGSASLELPAGDVDIAYRATTLTVGGKGVMVPPIQLAITPPTGVATPLITDSMSSSSKTNREITVRVFTAHIKQAGTYRIDAKASVFASQNPRLVFGHSSPYYWVMWPFIGLTVLAAVALGLSIWWSLRSGKQAIPMVASYEPTSAPTYTPTYSPAGVGSHAPGDQGIRLEQLKTIAALRDSGALTEAEFEAEKRRILGS, encoded by the coding sequence ATGAGTAGCGGAGGGGGCGCCCCGCGGACGGCGATCATCGTGTCCGTCATCGCCTTGGTCATCGGTGTTCTCGGCATCATCGCGTCGGTGATGGTGAACGCATTCGTCATCGCAGATGACGATGCCTACGGCGAGGTGCCGATCCCGGGCTCGGCGAGTCTGGAGTTGCCCGCCGGCGACGTGGACATCGCCTACCGCGCCACGACCCTCACCGTGGGCGGCAAGGGGGTGATGGTCCCTCCGATCCAACTGGCCATCACGCCGCCGACCGGAGTGGCCACACCGCTCATCACCGACTCGATGAGCAGTTCATCGAAGACCAATAGGGAAATCACGGTGCGGGTCTTCACCGCCCACATCAAGCAGGCCGGCACCTACCGTATCGACGCCAAGGCCTCGGTCTTCGCGTCTCAGAATCCCCGACTCGTGTTCGGACACAGCAGTCCCTACTACTGGGTGATGTGGCCCTTCATCGGGCTGACGGTCCTGGCCGCTGTCGCGCTCGGCCTGTCGATCTGGTGGAGCCTCCGCTCGGGGAAGCAGGCGATTCCGATGGTCGCCTCCTATGAGCCGACCTCCGCCCCGACGTATACCCCGACATATTCGCCGGCCGGCGTCGGTTCGCACGCTCCCGGCGATCAGGGGATACGGCTGGAACAGCTGAAGACCATTGCCGCCCTGCGTGATAGCGGCGCGTTGACCGAGGCGGAATTCGAAGCGGAGAAACGCCGCATCCTCGGAAGCTGA
- a CDS encoding TetR/AcrR family transcriptional regulator, translating into MTAQAKSTDRRQLIIDAARRLFATRPYDQVTTAQVAKDAGVAYGLIAHHFTNKRGLYLAVMNEIAEEIAAVQTAAAPPGASLADQLRHALRSHIAHIDSYSGSFVALLRGALGADPEHQSAVEHLRWLGAQRILSALGITEPITSTLRTAMHGWIGFLDEMMIDRITHHDVDIDVLVDLAAAALAVTLRTAAALDDSIIYTSEATAAIDAITRG; encoded by the coding sequence GTGACCGCGCAAGCCAAGTCGACCGATCGGCGTCAGCTCATCATCGATGCGGCCCGGAGACTTTTCGCGACGCGGCCCTACGATCAGGTCACCACAGCACAAGTCGCCAAGGATGCCGGGGTGGCCTACGGCTTGATCGCCCACCATTTCACCAACAAACGTGGCCTGTATCTGGCGGTGATGAACGAGATTGCCGAGGAGATCGCCGCGGTTCAGACCGCCGCCGCACCGCCGGGTGCGAGCCTGGCAGATCAGTTACGCCATGCCCTGCGCAGCCATATCGCCCACATCGATTCGTACTCGGGCAGTTTCGTCGCGCTGCTGCGGGGCGCGCTGGGCGCCGATCCCGAACATCAGTCGGCCGTCGAACACCTCCGATGGTTGGGCGCCCAGAGAATTCTGTCGGCCCTGGGCATCACCGAGCCCATCACGTCAACCCTGCGCACCGCCATGCACGGTTGGATCGGTTTCCTCGACGAGATGATGATCGACCGCATCACCCACCACGATGTGGACATCGATGTCCTCGTCGACCTCGCCGCTGCCGCGTTGGCCGTTACGTTGCGTACCGCAGCCGCACTCGACGATTCCATCATCTACACCTCCGAGGCGACGGCCGCCATCGACGCGATCACGCGAGGCTGA
- a CDS encoding acetolactate synthase large subunit: MSTGAEVVVNRLLAEGVDVCFANPGTSEMHFVAALDAAPAMRPVLCLFEGVATGAADGYARIAGTPAATLLHLGPGMANGLANLHNARRAFTPVVNVVGDHATYHQPLDAPLESDIDALGHWTGGSVHRPESAADLDAAVHGAVRSATGTPGRVATLVLPADYSWGSAPQNPLPDTGNGDPVGDGPAGLMDVAGGAELLRTQGERAVVLLGGAATHAGGLRAAARIGVATGARVLVETFPARLARGQGVPPIERLGYLAEQATQQLSGATHLVLVGAKSPVSFFAYPGKPSALVPEGAEVCELAVDELAALADELGGALPAPPPPGPTELPTGPLNPQSLAQVIAALLPENAIISDEANTSGVFLPVATATAPRHDVLTLTGGAIGQGLPVAVGAAIAAPDRPVIALQSDGSAAYTISALWTMAREQLDITVVILNNHAYAILQLELLRVGTQADGERSRSLLDLRRPDIDFASIAQGFGVPATRATTADELADQFRAALAEPGPHLIDATLPAWSPV; encoded by the coding sequence GTGAGCACCGGTGCCGAAGTGGTGGTGAACCGCCTGCTCGCCGAAGGCGTCGACGTGTGCTTCGCCAACCCGGGCACCTCGGAGATGCACTTCGTCGCCGCGCTGGATGCCGCTCCAGCCATGCGTCCGGTGCTGTGCCTGTTCGAAGGCGTCGCCACCGGAGCAGCCGACGGATACGCCCGCATCGCAGGCACTCCCGCGGCCACCCTGCTACACCTCGGCCCAGGGATGGCCAACGGTCTGGCCAACCTGCACAACGCCCGGCGCGCGTTCACTCCGGTGGTCAACGTCGTCGGCGATCATGCGACCTACCATCAACCGCTCGACGCGCCGCTGGAATCAGACATCGATGCGCTCGGGCACTGGACGGGCGGCTCGGTGCACCGGCCCGAATCGGCCGCGGACCTCGATGCCGCCGTGCACGGTGCCGTGCGGAGCGCGACTGGCACACCCGGACGTGTCGCCACGCTGGTCCTGCCTGCCGACTATTCCTGGGGCAGCGCGCCGCAGAACCCATTGCCCGATACAGGTAACGGAGATCCAGTTGGCGACGGACCGGCCGGCCTCATGGATGTCGCCGGTGGGGCCGAGTTGCTGCGCACCCAGGGAGAGCGTGCGGTGGTGTTGTTGGGCGGTGCTGCCACCCACGCAGGCGGTCTGCGAGCCGCGGCGCGGATCGGCGTGGCAACCGGGGCGCGCGTGCTGGTCGAGACCTTTCCGGCCCGGCTGGCCCGCGGACAGGGCGTGCCGCCCATCGAGCGGCTCGGCTACCTGGCCGAGCAGGCCACTCAACAACTCTCCGGGGCAACACATCTTGTGTTGGTCGGCGCGAAGTCGCCGGTGTCGTTCTTCGCCTACCCGGGCAAGCCGAGTGCGTTGGTACCCGAAGGTGCCGAGGTCTGTGAGCTGGCTGTGGATGAACTGGCCGCACTGGCCGACGAATTGGGTGGCGCACTACCCGCCCCGCCGCCGCCCGGCCCGACCGAGTTGCCCACCGGCCCGCTCAATCCACAGAGCCTGGCGCAGGTGATCGCGGCGCTACTGCCGGAGAACGCGATCATCTCCGACGAGGCCAACACCAGCGGCGTGTTTCTGCCGGTGGCCACTGCAACCGCTCCCCGCCACGATGTCCTGACCCTGACCGGCGGCGCCATCGGACAGGGCCTGCCGGTCGCGGTGGGAGCCGCAATCGCCGCGCCGGACCGGCCGGTCATCGCCCTGCAGTCCGATGGCAGTGCCGCGTACACCATTTCGGCCCTGTGGACCATGGCCCGCGAGCAACTCGACATCACGGTGGTGATCCTCAACAACCACGCCTACGCCATCCTGCAACTCGAGTTGCTGCGAGTGGGCACGCAGGCCGACGGGGAGCGGTCGCGCTCACTGCTCGACCTGCGTCGGCCCGACATCGACTTCGCTTCGATCGCACAGGGATTCGGCGTGCCGGCCACCCGTGCCACCACCGCCGACGAGCTTGCCGACCAGTTCCGTGCGGCGCTGGCGGAGCCGGGACCGCATCTGATCGACGCGACACTGCCGGCCTGGTCGCCGGTTTGA
- a CDS encoding styrene monooxygenase/indole monooxygenase family protein has product MTSSGGRTAAVIGAGQTGVTAALGLLDNGFEVTLYSDRDQRSLRDDVPATGTALIFGEAQRAEESLGLNTYLATAPTSTGESVRVVAGSGPDRSEEIAFDVDFDGFVGLAVDTRLKADDRLTLFQQRGGRFVVEAVDPARLDRIAADVDLTLVATGRGGLSSLFPVDAARSAYDRPQRSLLTVTTTGLPYGPEVFAHRSASGGRHSALTVVTDQGEAWWGGYLHKDAGPTWAFLGWARPGSEWERRFAGADSAQSALDIVTALHRDYIDWDLPEVSAVRALDEDPHSWLKGAVTQVVRDGVGRTASGHPVAALGDTAVSYDPIAGQGAQGGLIQAAALVRKAAEHDGAFGEAWLRNAFEDFYADRARSAQLVTRLFLSDPDLAEYGDLFFAAAQGSPRFASKLYGLLNDPRPVEALTSEAAAKQLITDFSGEPADALLERFVPAGSFQRSGLATRAA; this is encoded by the coding sequence ATGACGAGTTCAGGTGGGCGTACCGCAGCGGTGATCGGCGCAGGACAAACCGGGGTGACGGCCGCACTCGGACTGTTGGACAACGGGTTTGAGGTCACCCTCTACAGTGACCGGGATCAGCGCAGTTTGCGCGACGACGTTCCGGCCACCGGCACCGCGCTGATCTTCGGGGAGGCCCAGCGCGCCGAGGAGTCGCTGGGCCTCAACACCTACCTGGCCACCGCTCCGACCTCCACCGGCGAGAGTGTGCGCGTGGTGGCCGGCTCGGGCCCCGACCGTTCGGAGGAGATCGCGTTCGATGTCGACTTCGACGGGTTCGTCGGGCTCGCGGTGGATACCCGACTCAAGGCCGACGACCGGCTGACCCTGTTCCAACAGCGGGGCGGCAGGTTCGTGGTCGAGGCCGTCGACCCGGCCCGGCTGGACCGCATCGCCGCGGATGTCGACCTCACGCTGGTGGCGACCGGCCGGGGCGGCTTGTCCTCACTGTTTCCGGTCGACGCAGCGCGATCCGCCTACGATCGTCCCCAACGCAGCCTGCTGACCGTGACGACGACCGGACTACCTTACGGCCCGGAGGTTTTCGCGCATCGCAGCGCTTCGGGTGGACGCCACAGCGCCTTGACCGTGGTCACCGACCAGGGTGAAGCCTGGTGGGGTGGGTACCTGCACAAGGACGCCGGGCCGACGTGGGCGTTCCTGGGGTGGGCGCGACCCGGCAGCGAGTGGGAGCGCCGCTTCGCCGGCGCCGACAGCGCGCAGTCCGCGTTGGACATCGTCACCGCGCTGCATCGTGATTACATCGATTGGGACCTGCCCGAGGTGAGTGCCGTCAGGGCTCTTGATGAGGATCCACACTCCTGGCTCAAGGGCGCGGTCACCCAGGTGGTGCGCGACGGGGTGGGACGCACCGCGAGCGGCCATCCGGTGGCCGCCCTGGGCGACACCGCGGTGTCCTACGATCCGATCGCCGGCCAGGGCGCCCAAGGCGGACTGATACAGGCCGCAGCACTGGTCCGCAAGGCAGCCGAGCACGATGGGGCGTTCGGCGAGGCCTGGCTGCGCAACGCATTCGAGGATTTCTACGCGGACCGGGCACGGTCCGCACAGCTGGTCACCCGGTTGTTCCTGTCGGATCCCGACCTCGCCGAATACGGCGACCTGTTCTTCGCGGCAGCCCAGGGCAGCCCGCGGTTCGCCTCGAAACTGTATGGGCTACTGAATGATCCACGGCCTGTCGAAGCCCTCACCTCCGAGGCCGCGGCCAAACAGCTGATCACCGATTTCTCCGGGGAGCCTGCCGACGCCTTGCTGGAACGGTTCGTCCCAGCCGGATCTTTCCAGCGATCGGGATTGGCAACGCGGGCCGCATAG
- a CDS encoding LPXTG cell wall anchor domain-containing protein translates to MPRDDTQSTETARPGRRVALRYWVVLILVGLAAIFVAQNRDRVGVHVLWVTVESPMWFILVIIFVMGLLIGLLLRRRRRT, encoded by the coding sequence ATGCCTCGCGACGACACGCAGAGCACCGAGACCGCCCGACCGGGACGGCGGGTCGCCCTGCGCTACTGGGTGGTGTTGATATTGGTCGGCCTGGCCGCAATCTTCGTCGCGCAGAACCGTGATCGGGTGGGTGTACACGTGCTGTGGGTGACCGTCGAGTCGCCGATGTGGTTCATCTTGGTCATCATTTTCGTCATGGGCCTCCTCATCGGACTTCTGCTGCGCCGGCGACGGCGAACCTGA
- a CDS encoding aldehyde dehydrogenase: protein MTHVSLESTSPAPTSAVQPGQFRDILNPATGEVIATLPEHGEREVDAAVSAARRAFEVGPWPSMVRSDRAKLLLHIADAIENSSETLYSLETRNNGRPITETRAQLSRVPEWFRYNAGLLAAQRQAVLPGDGPYLSYQQRLPLGVCGIITPFNHPMLILARSLSAALANGNTVVVKPSELTPLTTLALADILAEAGLPDGVLNVVTGARAAGERLTHHPDIAKITLTGGTEAGRSAAVATAARFARITAELGGKTPVLLFDDVDPAIAAEGAAFAAFVAAGQSCVAGSRFLVQRGIYDEFVDALAARAQAIRLGDPALPATQMGPLISARQRDKVVALIETGLDEGATLKAGGRTPSLPSPFDHGFFLSPTVLSDATMTMTVAREEIFGPVAVVIPFDDERDAVHMANDNPYGLGAGLWTTDVSRAHRVAAQINAGMVWVNDHHRLEPSLPWGGIKESGSGKDAGTESFEDFSWVKTIVVRTAADHVDWYGDQPQRRLN, encoded by the coding sequence ATGACCCACGTCTCACTGGAGAGCACATCCCCCGCGCCGACTTCGGCCGTTCAGCCCGGCCAGTTTCGCGACATTCTCAACCCCGCCACCGGCGAGGTCATCGCCACGCTTCCAGAACACGGCGAGCGCGAAGTGGACGCCGCAGTTTCCGCCGCGCGCAGGGCATTCGAGGTCGGGCCGTGGCCGAGTATGGTCCGCAGCGACCGCGCCAAACTCCTGCTGCACATCGCCGATGCCATCGAGAACTCCAGTGAGACGCTCTACAGCCTCGAAACCCGCAACAATGGCCGGCCGATCACCGAGACCCGGGCGCAGCTGTCCCGAGTACCGGAATGGTTCCGGTACAACGCCGGACTGTTGGCTGCTCAGCGCCAGGCCGTACTTCCCGGGGATGGCCCCTACCTCTCTTATCAGCAACGGCTGCCGCTCGGCGTGTGTGGCATCATCACCCCGTTCAACCATCCGATGCTCATCTTGGCGCGCAGCCTGTCAGCGGCGCTGGCCAACGGAAACACCGTGGTGGTCAAGCCATCCGAGCTGACTCCGCTCACTACCCTGGCCCTCGCCGACATCCTCGCCGAGGCGGGGTTGCCCGACGGTGTACTGAACGTCGTCACAGGTGCCCGCGCGGCCGGCGAGCGTCTGACCCACCATCCTGATATCGCCAAGATCACGCTCACCGGTGGCACCGAGGCCGGCCGCTCGGCGGCGGTCGCGACGGCGGCGCGGTTCGCCCGCATCACGGCCGAACTCGGCGGCAAGACGCCGGTGCTGCTGTTCGACGACGTCGACCCCGCCATCGCCGCGGAGGGCGCGGCATTCGCGGCTTTCGTCGCGGCCGGTCAGTCGTGCGTGGCCGGTTCGCGATTCCTGGTGCAGCGCGGCATCTACGACGAATTCGTCGATGCCCTCGCCGCCCGCGCACAGGCGATTCGACTCGGTGATCCGGCATTGCCCGCCACGCAGATGGGGCCACTCATCAGCGCCCGCCAGCGCGACAAGGTGGTGGCCCTGATCGAGACCGGCCTCGATGAGGGCGCCACTCTCAAGGCCGGCGGCCGGACCCCTTCTCTACCAAGCCCATTCGACCACGGATTCTTCCTGTCGCCCACCGTGCTCTCGGACGCCACCATGACCATGACCGTCGCGCGTGAAGAGATCTTCGGTCCGGTGGCGGTGGTCATTCCCTTCGATGACGAGCGCGACGCCGTCCACATGGCCAACGACAACCCCTACGGGCTCGGTGCCGGCCTGTGGACCACCGACGTAAGCCGGGCACACCGGGTCGCAGCCCAGATCAACGCGGGCATGGTGTGGGTCAACGACCACCACCGCCTCGAACCGTCACTGCCCTGGGGCGGCATCAAGGAGTCCGGATCCGGAAAAGACGCCGGCACAGAATCATTCGAGGATTTCTCCTGGGTGAAGACGATCGTGGTGCGCACCGCGGCCGACCACGTCGACTGGTATGGCGACCAGCCCCAGCGCCGCCTCAACTGA